A DNA window from Aminipila luticellarii contains the following coding sequences:
- a CDS encoding DUF5702 domain-containing protein, whose translation MKTEFFRVKTNKRGSVSVMLSMMFACLMMVVIVLVTSAAKASGYSYCDCVLQLAGRSVLSEYHKALKEQYGIMAFKSCNQEVQDKLKFYANGSFDKKREKGNLTLIKPKLNRISCELNSYALMDTTNFEKDIVDYMKHPRLKQREKAEKTYSGQGRLINQQVINSLPSKGVEGRTVDIGTVFSKGLPSWKELTSQSTENLVADEYALSHFNYRLGWESLTETFFKNELEYVLYGKFSDAENQEQFIKEFKVARMILNSAHLYADLEKRNQVLEMAELMTPGPQAAVTAIALTEAWAYAETANDAKLVLMGERVALYKNRQNWALDLESAVKGTKNGSCIRPENGEGMTYKEYLKIFLYAENRELKLRRMMDLIQINIQGGFDENFYIKDCYVGLQYKAKIEDQEYGYVQQY comes from the coding sequence GTGAAAACAGAATTTTTCCGTGTAAAAACGAATAAAAGAGGAAGTGTTTCAGTTATGCTTTCCATGATGTTTGCTTGTCTCATGATGGTTGTAATTGTTCTGGTGACTTCTGCCGCAAAGGCATCCGGTTATTCCTACTGCGATTGTGTATTGCAGCTTGCCGGAAGATCTGTTTTGTCTGAATACCATAAAGCTTTGAAAGAGCAGTATGGAATCATGGCATTTAAGAGCTGCAATCAGGAGGTTCAGGATAAATTAAAGTTCTATGCAAATGGAAGCTTTGACAAAAAAAGAGAAAAAGGAAATCTGACCTTAATAAAGCCAAAGCTAAACCGTATAAGCTGTGAGTTGAATTCATACGCCTTGATGGATACGACTAATTTTGAGAAAGATATTGTGGATTATATGAAACATCCCAGACTGAAACAGCGGGAAAAGGCAGAAAAAACCTATTCCGGCCAGGGAAGGCTGATCAATCAACAGGTTATAAATAGTCTGCCTTCCAAGGGTGTGGAGGGGAGAACCGTTGATATAGGAACTGTTTTTTCAAAGGGCCTTCCTTCGTGGAAGGAGCTTACCTCTCAGTCTACAGAAAATCTTGTAGCAGATGAGTATGCTTTGAGCCATTTTAATTATAGGCTGGGATGGGAGAGTCTTACGGAAACCTTTTTTAAAAACGAGCTGGAATACGTATTGTATGGAAAATTCAGTGATGCTGAAAATCAGGAGCAGTTTATAAAGGAGTTTAAAGTGGCGAGAATGATTTTAAATTCCGCGCACCTATATGCTGATTTGGAAAAAAGAAATCAAGTGCTTGAAATGGCTGAACTGATGACGCCCGGACCGCAGGCAGCTGTTACAGCCATAGCGCTGACAGAAGCATGGGCTTATGCGGAGACGGCCAATGATGCCAAACTGGTTTTGATGGGGGAGAGGGTAGCCCTGTATAAAAACAGACAGAATTGGGCATTGGATTTAGAATCTGCAGTAAAAGGCACCAAAAATGGGAGCTGTATAAGGCCTGAGAACGGGGAAGGAATGACTTATAAAGAGTATCTGAAGATATTTTTATATGCCGAAAATCGTGAACTAAAATTGAGGAGAATGATGGATCTGATTCAGATTAATATCCAAGGCGGTTTTGATGAGAATTTTTATATAAAGGATTGTTATGTGGGGCTTCAATATAAGGCCAAGATAGAGGATCAGGAGTACGGCTATGTTCAACAGTACTAA